Proteins encoded together in one Chitinophaga sp. LS1 window:
- a CDS encoding amylo-alpha-1,6-glucosidase, with protein sequence MRTIYDRSQLNDLAFSNSKEFLAVAAKGNYAAGTIAGCNTRKYHGLVVALQPQIDEDHHVLLASLDETLIDGDHTYDLSIHKYPNIYAPDGTQYMASFTAQPIPSWTFECGENTISKELQIDDEGSLTIRYTLTKANGPLVLRLHPLLAFRNMHWVRRADEHADKTVHYINDGISMQLYPQYSSLFLQMTGDAVFKEAGYWYYNVEYPIEQERGYEYQEDLYGPGYFEVTLHPGLAVIFSGAITERQQLVCRAPKPVTQTTKEYLLKAASQFVIHTSGGLSIKAGYYWFGSWGRDTCISLPGLTFLAGNPGAFSSIMSLLRVLLKDGLLPNTGNLRDESKYATVDASMWFVWALQQYAIHEVGAAAVWNIYGDLLKDILYHYRYGTAFNIHMEPDGMISAAYPGKALTWMDAVILDTPITQRPGKPVEVNALWYNAVCFCVNAARDAGDNVFVQEWSEFPALIATGFVKCFWDDNHQYLADVVHENIPDWSIRPNQIFAVALPYSPLNEVQQNAVVAIVKRELLTPRGLRTLSPQDPNYIGHYGGSQLERDHAYHQGTVWPWLLAHYAAAVLKTAGDAGKEELKELFSHVESALEECCLYSIPEVYNGDAPHAAGGTVAQAWSVAEFIRFERLISGA encoded by the coding sequence ATGCGCACGATTTATGACCGTTCACAACTGAACGACCTGGCTTTTTCCAACAGCAAAGAATTTCTCGCAGTAGCCGCAAAAGGAAACTATGCGGCAGGTACAATCGCAGGTTGTAACACCCGCAAGTACCACGGCCTGGTGGTAGCCCTGCAACCCCAAATTGACGAAGACCATCATGTGCTGCTCGCCAGTCTGGACGAAACTCTAATTGATGGCGATCACACCTACGACCTTAGCATTCATAAATACCCAAACATCTATGCGCCGGATGGGACACAGTATATGGCTTCGTTTACAGCCCAGCCCATACCTTCCTGGACATTTGAATGTGGAGAGAATACTATAAGTAAGGAATTGCAAATAGATGATGAAGGCAGTTTAACGATCCGTTATACACTTACGAAAGCCAACGGCCCTCTTGTTTTGCGCTTACACCCTTTATTAGCTTTCAGAAATATGCACTGGGTACGCAGGGCCGATGAACACGCAGATAAGACCGTGCACTATATAAACGACGGCATCAGTATGCAGCTATACCCTCAGTATTCATCCCTCTTTTTACAAATGACCGGAGATGCAGTATTCAAAGAAGCCGGTTACTGGTACTACAATGTAGAATATCCTATAGAACAGGAAAGAGGATATGAATACCAGGAAGACCTATACGGTCCCGGGTATTTTGAAGTCACCTTACACCCCGGTCTTGCTGTGATTTTTTCAGGTGCGATCACGGAGCGCCAACAACTGGTATGCAGAGCGCCGAAGCCCGTAACCCAAACTACAAAAGAATACCTGCTAAAAGCTGCCTCGCAGTTTGTCATTCATACTTCAGGTGGTTTAAGTATCAAAGCTGGTTACTACTGGTTTGGCAGCTGGGGAAGAGATACCTGTATTTCGCTGCCAGGACTGACTTTTTTAGCCGGAAATCCAGGCGCCTTCTCCAGTATCATGTCATTGCTTCGCGTGCTCTTAAAAGACGGATTATTGCCCAATACGGGCAATCTGAGAGATGAAAGCAAGTATGCCACTGTAGATGCCTCCATGTGGTTCGTATGGGCCTTGCAGCAATACGCCATTCACGAGGTAGGCGCCGCTGCTGTCTGGAACATATATGGCGATCTGCTGAAAGATATTTTGTATCATTACCGGTATGGTACCGCATTCAATATTCACATGGAGCCTGATGGTATGATCAGTGCGGCTTATCCCGGCAAAGCACTGACATGGATGGATGCCGTGATCCTTGATACCCCCATTACACAAAGACCCGGAAAACCTGTAGAGGTAAATGCACTCTGGTACAATGCCGTTTGCTTTTGTGTCAATGCTGCCCGCGATGCGGGAGATAATGTTTTTGTACAGGAATGGAGTGAATTCCCTGCTCTGATCGCCACCGGTTTTGTAAAATGCTTCTGGGATGACAACCACCAGTATTTAGCAGATGTGGTGCATGAAAATATACCTGACTGGTCCATACGACCCAATCAGATCTTTGCCGTTGCATTGCCTTATTCACCTTTAAATGAGGTACAACAAAACGCAGTTGTAGCTATTGTTAAAAGAGAACTGTTAACCCCAAGAGGATTACGTACCTTATCTCCACAAGATCCTAATTACATCGGGCATTATGGCGGTAGTCAGCTGGAACGTGACCATGCTTATCACCAGGGAACTGTGTGGCCATGGTTACTGGCGCACTATGCCGCCGCCGTATTAAAGACAGCTGGAGATGCCGGTAAGGAGGAATTGAAGGAATTATTTAGCCATGTAGAGAGTGCACTGGAAGAATGTTGCCTGTACTCTATTCCCGAAGTGTATAATGGAGATGCCCCCCATGCAGCGGGAGGTACGGTGGCACAGGCATGGAGCGTGGCAGAATTTATCCGTTTTGAAAGGCTTATTTCGGGCGCCTGA
- a CDS encoding MBL fold metallo-hydrolase, with protein sequence MKRSFHLLLYCIFSCCVFAQKGLQIQHLSGHVYTYVTWHENDGAQYPATGMYLLTAKGAVIIDTPWDTTQIRPLSDSILRRHHLPVLMVIATHHHGDRAGGFDVYKRMGVKTYSTQLTYDLCEEGHPH encoded by the coding sequence ATGAAAAGATCATTCCACCTACTACTCTACTGTATTTTTTCGTGTTGCGTGTTCGCACAAAAGGGGCTTCAGATCCAACACCTCAGCGGACACGTGTATACCTACGTTACCTGGCATGAAAATGACGGTGCACAGTACCCCGCTACCGGTATGTACCTGCTAACCGCCAAAGGTGCCGTCATCATTGATACCCCATGGGATACGACCCAGATAAGGCCGCTCAGCGACAGCATTCTGCGCAGGCATCATCTGCCTGTATTAATGGTGATTGCCACCCATCATCACGGGGATCGTGCAGGTGGTTTTGATGTGTACAAAAGGATGGGGGTTAAGACCTACTCTACTCAGCTAACATACGATCTTTGCGAAGAGGGGCATCCACACTAA
- a CDS encoding YhcH/YjgK/YiaL family protein gives MILDTLAQYSRYAFLGPKFARAFEYLLSTDFSKVEKGKYEIDGKDIFAIVNEYDTVDAAGEQMESHRKYIDIQYMVKGEELVGHDFMQRHQPSKAYDAEADYMLFAEKPMFFSVLKEGMFAIFFPTDLHMPNIKIDQPVAVRKVVIKISVDAPLRKDRMLAE, from the coding sequence ATGATACTGGATACACTGGCACAATACTCAAGGTATGCGTTTTTAGGGCCAAAGTTCGCCCGTGCGTTTGAATATTTACTCTCTACTGATTTCAGTAAAGTAGAGAAAGGGAAGTACGAGATAGATGGGAAAGACATTTTTGCGATCGTGAATGAATATGACACGGTGGATGCTGCGGGAGAACAGATGGAATCGCATAGAAAGTATATCGATATTCAATACATGGTAAAAGGGGAGGAGCTGGTAGGCCATGATTTCATGCAGCGTCATCAGCCCTCAAAGGCGTATGATGCGGAGGCGGATTATATGTTGTTTGCAGAAAAACCGATGTTCTTTTCTGTATTGAAAGAGGGAATGTTTGCTATATTTTTCCCCACCGACCTGCATATGCCGAATATAAAGATTGACCAGCCGGTAGCGGTGAGGAAGGTAGTGATTAAGATTAGTGTGGATGCCCCTCTTCGCAAAGATCGTATGTTAGCTGAGTAG
- a CDS encoding AraC family transcriptional regulator, whose product MQVKNHLNHVALSSSRELHTLVENRRIFNLKNCELNIFESYEQAQHVPLTFHDLVITSMVRGHKVMHLMDRPSFHYLPGETVIVPPNETMIIDFPEASLDNPTQCIALAVDDAYLRDTIEYLHSYYNIGDDKTNWQLTFNKYHFENDDQITALINKLISVCSSGDKAKNIYADLHLKELLIRLIQSQHLEQSNSSLHSSNNQNRMQYVLHYIQEHLTEKIAVDALSRKAYLSRNLFFKWFREQFGITPLEYITRERVKLAKQLLSQPSQNLNTVSKQCGFSDVNYFVRVFKQLEGITPKAYQSCII is encoded by the coding sequence ATGCAGGTTAAAAATCATTTAAACCACGTTGCACTTTCCTCGTCGCGCGAGCTCCATACTTTGGTAGAAAACAGAAGGATCTTTAATCTCAAAAATTGTGAGCTGAACATCTTCGAAAGCTATGAGCAGGCTCAACACGTGCCCCTCACCTTCCACGACCTCGTTATCACCTCTATGGTGCGAGGTCACAAAGTGATGCACCTGATGGACCGTCCCTCGTTTCACTACCTTCCAGGCGAAACTGTGATCGTACCTCCCAACGAAACTATGATCATCGACTTTCCCGAAGCGAGTCTTGACAATCCTACACAATGCATTGCACTCGCCGTAGACGACGCGTACCTCAGGGACACCATTGAATACCTTCACTCTTATTACAATATAGGAGACGATAAAACCAACTGGCAACTCACCTTTAATAAATACCACTTCGAAAACGATGATCAAATCACAGCGCTGATCAATAAGCTCATTAGCGTATGCAGTAGTGGTGACAAGGCCAAAAACATTTACGCTGACCTGCACCTGAAAGAATTGCTGATCCGGTTGATTCAAAGTCAGCACCTGGAACAATCGAATTCATCGCTTCACAGCTCGAATAATCAGAACAGGATGCAATATGTGCTCCATTATATACAGGAACACCTTACAGAAAAAATCGCCGTAGATGCCCTGAGTCGTAAAGCTTACCTGAGCAGAAATCTCTTTTTTAAATGGTTCCGGGAACAATTCGGTATTACACCGTTGGAATATATAACCAGGGAAAGAGTGAAACTGGCAAAACAGCTACTGTCGCAGCCCTCGCAAAATTTAAATACTGTCAGTAAACAATGTGGATTCAGTGATGTAAATTATTTCGTAAGGGTGTTCAAACAGTTGGAAGGTATTACTCCAAAAGCGTATCAGTCCTGTATTATTTGA
- a CDS encoding nucleotidyltransferase family protein, with translation MNSYGVLILGAGNSSRLGQPKQLLRYQGRTLIRQMGEEAIAAVDAPVMVVTGANADLVEEALRELPIEVVENDHWEEGMSSSIGIGVTELQLLHPELSNIIIMVCDQPFVNAGLLRQLIQHQIVTGKGIVGATYENTIGTPVLFGSDYFPALKELNGQDGIRQILRQSTGDIAIVSFPLGALDIDTAEDYQQLLKR, from the coding sequence ATGAACAGTTATGGTGTATTGATACTGGGAGCAGGAAATTCTTCCCGCCTGGGACAGCCAAAGCAACTATTGCGCTACCAGGGCAGGACCCTGATCCGGCAAATGGGTGAAGAGGCCATTGCAGCGGTAGATGCGCCTGTGATGGTGGTGACCGGGGCCAATGCGGATCTTGTGGAAGAGGCACTGCGTGAGCTTCCCATTGAGGTGGTGGAAAATGATCATTGGGAAGAAGGGATGAGTAGTTCTATTGGTATTGGTGTGACAGAATTGCAATTGTTGCATCCGGAGCTTTCCAATATTATCATTATGGTTTGTGATCAGCCGTTTGTAAATGCCGGTTTGCTCAGGCAGCTAATTCAGCACCAGATAGTAACTGGGAAGGGGATTGTAGGAGCTACCTATGAAAATACTATTGGTACCCCGGTGTTATTTGGGAGCGATTATTTTCCTGCTTTAAAGGAACTGAATGGTCAGGATGGGATACGGCAGATTTTGCGGCAGTCAACGGGGGATATTGCGATTGTATCTTTTCCTTTGGGAGCATTGGATATTGATACTGCGGAAGATTATCAGCAATTGCTAAAACGGTAG
- a CDS encoding molybdopterin-dependent oxidoreductase — protein MRTICFLFAFFFLQQLKAQTIQVTGEVTKKLNLTKDDLAKMNRTTVTAKDKDGKDHTYKGVAVAEILTQAGVTTGAQLRGANLSKYLLVTCADGYAVVFSLAELDAAFNDKVVILADESDGQPLPVDKGPWRIVVPGEKKPARSCYRVTRLNVGFAK, from the coding sequence ATGAGAACCATTTGCTTCCTCTTTGCATTTTTTTTCCTCCAACAATTAAAAGCACAAACCATTCAGGTCACTGGTGAAGTCACCAAAAAACTAAACCTGACAAAAGATGATCTTGCAAAGATGAACAGGACCACCGTTACTGCCAAAGACAAAGACGGCAAGGACCATACCTACAAAGGCGTGGCTGTAGCCGAGATCTTAACCCAGGCTGGTGTAACTACCGGCGCCCAGCTGCGGGGCGCAAACCTTTCTAAATATTTATTGGTGACATGCGCAGACGGATATGCTGTGGTGTTTTCTCTTGCTGAACTGGATGCAGCCTTCAATGATAAGGTCGTAATTCTGGCGGATGAAAGCGATGGTCAACCGCTGCCTGTAGACAAAGGGCCATGGCGCATTGTTGTACCCGGCGAAAAGAAACCGGCGAGAAGTTGCTACAGGGTAACAAGATTAAATGTAGGCTTTGCAAAATAG
- a CDS encoding DUF779 domain-containing protein: MIARILATPAAIELIEKLRQQHGPLMFHQSGGCCDGSQPMCFPEGEFKVGQSDVLLGNVAGCNFYMGGDQFEYWKHTQLTLDVIAGRGSSFSLEIPLGVRFHIRSRVFTEDEIKALAN, translated from the coding sequence ATGATAGCAAGAATTCTGGCCACACCGGCCGCAATAGAACTGATTGAGAAGCTTAGGCAACAGCATGGGCCGCTGATGTTTCATCAGAGTGGTGGGTGTTGTGACGGGTCTCAGCCTATGTGCTTTCCGGAGGGAGAGTTTAAGGTGGGACAGTCAGATGTATTATTGGGGAACGTTGCCGGCTGTAATTTTTATATGGGTGGTGATCAGTTTGAATATTGGAAACATACGCAGCTCACACTGGATGTAATTGCTGGCAGGGGAAGTAGTTTTTCGCTGGAGATACCTTTGGGCGTAAGGTTTCATATACGGTCAAGGGTGTTTACAGAGGATGAAATAAAGGCATTGGCTAATTGA
- a CDS encoding aldehyde dehydrogenase family protein: protein MSNTVAVAPTPNVAERPAFKSKYDHFINGEWVAPSSGEYFDNISPIDGKPFTQAARGNAQDIDKAIDAAHKAFETWGRTAAAYRSNLLLKIAQIVEDNLDYLATVETIDNGKPIRETKAADLPLVVDHFRYFAGVIRSEEGSLSEHDETTVSINLHEPIGVVGQIIPWNFPLLMAAWKIAPALAAGCCVVVKPAEQTPTCIMVLMELVGHVLPKGVLNVVTGFGVEAGKPLASSPKINKVAFTGETTTGRLIMQYASENLIPVTMELGGKSPNIFFESVMDADDDFLDKAVEGAVMFALNQGEVCTCPSRILVHEHIYDAFIKKVVERTKAIKMGNPLDPTVMMGAQASEDQYQKILSYLDIGKQEGAEVLAGGDAYKQNGGLENGYYIQPTLLKGNNKMRVFQEEIFGPVSCITTFKTTEEAIAIANDSLYGLGAGVWTRDAHELYQVPRAIQAGRVWVNCYHAYPAHAPFGGYKKSGFGRETHKMMLNHYRQTKNMLISYSKQKLGFF, encoded by the coding sequence ATGAGCAACACAGTCGCCGTGGCTCCAACACCAAACGTGGCGGAACGCCCTGCTTTTAAATCGAAATACGATCATTTTATCAATGGAGAATGGGTAGCACCCTCGAGCGGAGAATACTTTGATAATATCTCTCCGATAGATGGCAAACCCTTTACACAGGCGGCCCGTGGCAATGCCCAGGATATTGACAAAGCTATCGACGCCGCACATAAAGCATTTGAAACCTGGGGCAGAACAGCCGCAGCGTATCGCAGTAATTTATTACTTAAGATCGCCCAGATCGTTGAAGACAATCTCGACTACCTTGCTACCGTAGAAACCATTGACAATGGTAAACCTATTCGCGAAACCAAGGCAGCTGACCTGCCACTGGTGGTAGACCACTTCAGGTACTTTGCAGGGGTGATCAGGAGTGAAGAAGGCTCGCTCAGTGAACATGATGAGACTACGGTAAGTATCAACCTGCACGAACCAATCGGTGTAGTCGGACAAATTATCCCCTGGAATTTCCCGCTGCTGATGGCTGCCTGGAAAATAGCCCCCGCATTGGCTGCAGGTTGTTGTGTAGTGGTAAAACCAGCGGAACAGACACCTACCTGTATCATGGTCCTGATGGAATTAGTCGGACATGTACTGCCAAAAGGAGTGTTGAATGTGGTAACCGGTTTTGGGGTAGAAGCAGGTAAACCACTGGCTTCCTCTCCAAAGATTAACAAGGTGGCCTTTACAGGAGAAACGACCACGGGGCGTCTGATCATGCAGTATGCATCAGAAAACCTGATTCCGGTAACGATGGAACTGGGGGGCAAGAGTCCGAATATCTTCTTTGAAAGCGTGATGGATGCAGATGATGATTTCCTGGACAAAGCGGTGGAAGGTGCGGTCATGTTTGCACTGAACCAGGGCGAAGTCTGTACCTGCCCCAGCCGTATCCTGGTGCATGAACATATTTACGATGCCTTTATTAAGAAAGTAGTAGAACGTACCAAGGCGATTAAGATGGGAAACCCGCTGGATCCGACCGTGATGATGGGGGCCCAGGCCAGTGAAGACCAGTATCAGAAGATCCTGAGCTATCTGGATATCGGCAAACAGGAAGGCGCGGAAGTGCTGGCAGGTGGAGATGCATATAAACAGAACGGTGGTCTGGAAAACGGCTATTACATTCAGCCTACTTTGCTGAAAGGAAATAATAAGATGCGCGTATTCCAGGAAGAGATTTTTGGCCCGGTAAGCTGCATCACTACTTTCAAAACAACGGAGGAAGCGATTGCGATCGCCAATGATTCATTATACGGATTAGGTGCCGGTGTATGGACCCGCGACGCGCATGAGCTGTACCAGGTGCCAAGAGCAATACAGGCAGGCCGTGTTTGGGTGAACTGTTACCATGCTTACCCGGCGCATGCACCATTCGGTGGATACAAGAAGTCTGGTTTTGGTCGTGAAACGCATAAGATGATGCTGAATCACTATCGTCAGACCAAAAATATGCTCATTTCTTATAGCAAGCAAAAACTAGGATTTTTTTAA
- a CDS encoding TlpA family protein disulfide reductase gives MKVLFLMGLLGAAFLQVNAQSLLNNPIGEKLSSGVLEETYLSKKISAFNKVRADYPNSDTGLNTALYDQARYSIAISMAEAQQPVKVKEMIKSMTSKGYKNAATTGAAIKLADAGLFDDALALLKPNMDTMEFIQKQGDSQAFNPDFIANYTNYTIAKAKVLNKKGAYREALELVKPLYEQHDPSSFTRVQEPYIMALSGMGKKAEAFELIKHAMLKSSSTVALRDVAKEIYLDMYGDEGEYAMFVDSTSGVAKRRMKESIASKLMERPAPDFVLTDVKGREVTLNSFKGKVVMLDFWSTWCTPCKKSFPVMQKVFNKFRHDTSVVFLFVHSFETERDPKKATSEAAKYMMENNYPFRALMDLRSTTDSRVAKLFEVNGLPSKFIIDGKGNIRFSLSDLDEDDDVEAEEIVQMIGMAEKGMQSVL, from the coding sequence ATGAAAGTTTTATTCCTGATGGGCCTTCTTGGTGCTGCGTTTTTGCAGGTAAATGCGCAGTCTCTGTTGAACAATCCGATTGGCGAAAAATTGAGCAGTGGTGTACTGGAAGAAACCTATTTATCAAAAAAGATTTCCGCTTTTAACAAGGTACGTGCTGACTATCCAAATAGTGATACCGGTTTGAATACGGCGTTGTATGACCAGGCCAGGTATTCTATCGCTATCAGCATGGCAGAAGCACAGCAACCAGTGAAAGTAAAGGAGATGATTAAATCTATGACCTCCAAAGGCTACAAAAACGCTGCAACTACCGGCGCTGCTATAAAGCTGGCTGATGCAGGTCTGTTCGACGATGCACTGGCATTGTTAAAGCCTAACATGGACACCATGGAATTCATCCAGAAACAAGGTGATTCACAGGCGTTTAACCCTGATTTTATTGCTAACTATACCAATTATACAATTGCGAAAGCTAAAGTGCTGAACAAAAAAGGTGCGTACAGGGAAGCCCTCGAGCTTGTAAAACCACTGTATGAGCAGCACGATCCTAGTTCCTTCACCCGTGTACAGGAACCATACATCATGGCACTGTCCGGTATGGGTAAGAAAGCAGAAGCTTTTGAACTCATCAAGCATGCAATGTTGAAATCTTCCAGCACAGTTGCACTGAGAGACGTGGCGAAGGAAATCTACCTGGACATGTATGGTGACGAAGGTGAATATGCTATGTTCGTAGATTCTACCAGCGGTGTGGCTAAACGTCGTATGAAGGAGTCTATCGCTTCTAAACTGATGGAAAGACCAGCTCCTGACTTCGTACTCACCGACGTTAAAGGCCGTGAAGTTACGCTGAATAGCTTCAAAGGTAAAGTAGTGATGCTGGACTTCTGGTCTACCTGGTGTACACCTTGTAAGAAATCTTTCCCTGTAATGCAGAAAGTATTTAACAAGTTCAGACACGACACCAGCGTTGTATTCCTGTTCGTTCATAGCTTCGAAACAGAAAGAGATCCTAAAAAGGCAACTTCTGAAGCAGCTAAATACATGATGGAAAACAACTATCCTTTCAGAGCCCTGATGGACCTGAGAAGTACTACCGACAGCCGCGTGGCTAAATTGTTTGAAGTGAACGGTCTGCCTTCTAAATTTATCATCGACGGTAAGGGTAACATCCGCTTCTCACTGAGCGACCTGGATGAAGATGATGATGTGGAAGCAGAAGAAATCGTACAGATGATTGGTATGGCTGAAAAGGGAATGCAAAGCGTACTATAA
- a CDS encoding MauE/DoxX family redox-associated membrane protein produces the protein MKKEYAVITIVSLLGLLFMYAAVVKAMDYGLFLADMSKSPLLVKYDKQLLGPGVLGIEFLIVALLSFAATRKSGLFLSFFAMLLFTLYLSTLYFFYTNIPCSCGGILGKMSYPAHIAFNAGFTLLAATGVLLYKTNNAK, from the coding sequence ATGAAAAAAGAATACGCTGTCATCACCATCGTAAGTTTACTAGGTTTACTATTTATGTACGCTGCTGTTGTAAAAGCAATGGACTACGGCCTCTTTCTAGCCGATATGAGTAAGTCTCCCCTCTTAGTAAAATATGACAAACAATTATTAGGTCCGGGAGTTTTAGGAATTGAGTTTTTAATAGTAGCCTTACTGAGTTTTGCTGCTACGCGCAAATCTGGGTTATTTCTCTCTTTCTTTGCCATGTTATTGTTCACGTTGTACCTGAGTACGCTGTATTTCTTTTATACAAATATCCCCTGCTCCTGTGGAGGGATATTAGGCAAAATGTCTTACCCGGCTCACATCGCATTCAATGCCGGGTTCACCCTGCTGGCGGCCACCGGCGTATTGTTGTATAAAACGAACAATGCAAAATGA
- a CDS encoding class I fructose-bisphosphate aldolase — translation MLTISKYLGDDAASLLEHICGKITAQDIVHPGNWQQIFIESNRPAPVLNSLARIYGHGRLANTGYVSILPVDQGIEHTAAYSFYKNPIYFDPENIVRLAIEAECNAVASTIGALALHARKYAHKIPYIVKLNHNELLTYPTKYDQVLFGSVREAWNMGAAAVGATIYFGSEQSDRQIEEIAAAFEEAHALGMATILWCYTRNATFKTPERDYHTAADLTGQANHIGVTIQADIIKQKLPDTNFGFRDLKFGVFNDAMYEALTTAHPIDLCRFQVANCYMGKIGLINSGGGSAGESDIAEAIKTAVINKRAGGTGLIMGRKAFQRPFAEGVELIQNVQDVYLDKSVTIA, via the coding sequence ATGTTAACTATTTCCAAATATCTGGGCGATGATGCCGCCTCCTTACTGGAACACATTTGCGGAAAGATCACCGCACAGGATATTGTCCACCCCGGCAACTGGCAGCAGATCTTCATTGAAAGTAACCGGCCTGCCCCGGTGCTAAATAGCCTGGCGCGTATTTATGGGCATGGGCGATTGGCCAATACCGGGTATGTGAGTATCCTGCCGGTAGATCAGGGCATCGAGCATACTGCCGCTTATTCATTTTATAAGAACCCAATTTACTTTGATCCGGAGAATATTGTAAGACTCGCGATTGAAGCGGAGTGTAATGCTGTCGCTTCTACCATCGGGGCACTGGCCCTGCATGCACGCAAGTATGCCCACAAGATCCCTTATATCGTAAAGCTGAATCATAATGAGCTGTTGACCTACCCTACCAAGTATGATCAGGTGCTTTTTGGCAGCGTGCGCGAAGCGTGGAATATGGGGGCAGCTGCCGTAGGCGCCACCATTTACTTTGGATCCGAACAGAGCGACCGGCAGATTGAGGAAATCGCAGCTGCTTTTGAGGAGGCTCATGCATTGGGGATGGCTACTATTCTTTGGTGTTATACCCGGAATGCTACCTTTAAAACCCCGGAAAGAGATTATCATACCGCTGCGGATCTCACAGGTCAGGCGAACCATATTGGGGTGACCATACAGGCGGATATTATTAAACAGAAATTGCCGGACACTAATTTTGGGTTCAGGGATTTGAAGTTTGGTGTATTCAATGATGCGATGTATGAGGCGCTGACAACCGCGCATCCGATAGATCTGTGTCGTTTCCAGGTGGCTAACTGTTATATGGGTAAGATTGGGCTCATTAACTCTGGTGGTGGATCTGCAGGTGAGTCGGATATAGCAGAAGCAATTAAGACAGCAGTTATCAATAAACGGGCTGGAGGTACTGGCCTTATTATGGGTCGGAAAGCTTTTCAGCGACCTTTTGCTGAAGGGGTGGAACTGATTCAAAATGTACAGGACGTGTACCTGGATAAGAGTGTTACGATTGCCTGA